The following proteins come from a genomic window of Denitromonas sp.:
- a CDS encoding XopAW family type III secretion system calcium-binding effector has product MSSTGMQAWGSQVSGQQHRPPPPDFAKMFSAIDGDGDGAVTETELSALLPSSSGASGDVSALLSSLDADGDGSIAQSEFTSALENVLGQLQGQAMGGMPPPPPPGGEDRFASMDTDGDGSISSTELGSAISARAEATGRSGPSVEDMMARLDSDGDGALSEAELQAGAEARRGPPPPRGEHGGDSSQFIANVLRQYLDTASLGSDSSTSSLIASA; this is encoded by the coding sequence GTGAGTTCCACAGGCATGCAGGCCTGGGGCAGCCAGGTTTCCGGTCAGCAGCACCGGCCACCACCCCCGGACTTCGCGAAGATGTTCAGCGCGATCGACGGGGATGGCGACGGCGCCGTGACCGAAACCGAACTGAGTGCCCTCCTGCCATCGAGCAGCGGCGCGTCGGGCGACGTCAGCGCCCTGCTCTCCTCGCTCGATGCCGACGGGGACGGCAGCATTGCACAGAGCGAGTTCACCTCGGCCCTGGAGAACGTGCTTGGCCAGTTGCAGGGCCAGGCCATGGGCGGCATGCCACCGCCGCCACCGCCGGGCGGCGAGGACCGCTTCGCGTCGATGGACACCGACGGTGACGGCAGCATCAGCAGCACCGAGCTGGGAAGCGCCATCTCGGCACGGGCAGAAGCCACCGGTCGCAGCGGCCCGAGCGTCGAGGACATGATGGCGCGGCTCGACAGCGATGGCGACGGCGCGCTGTCCGAGGCCGAACTGCAGGCCGGCGCCGAAGCGCGTCGCGGCCCGCCACCACCACGCGGCGAGCACGGCGGTGACAGCAGCCAGTTCATCGCCAACGTGTTGCGCCAGTACCTCGACACCGCCAGCCTGGGCTCGGATTCGAGCACCTCAAGCCTGATCGCCAGCGCCTGA
- a CDS encoding hydrogenase expression/formation protein yields MKDFPIPVLSIGPGSQADDEAVDFIGSPGEMNAYLPPRRPEVADPAAHAAAIAWLEALRERMVATRFGAPLSLDMRELPDSVRAVVNEALGQGEVSATVAGAAPLRIQETVFAGLWRVLGEDGVDRLDAAPMPAAVVAACRARAARSLPVSPPPAGAMNAPAVLRELLDAAARRGEGDPAHIVNLTLLPMTPDDLAYLSASLGVGPVVILSRGYGNCRISSTALRDTWWVQYFNSSDSLILNTLEVTDLPDVAPAAAEDYADSIVRLAEWIEALREE; encoded by the coding sequence ATGAAAGACTTTCCCATCCCCGTGCTCAGCATCGGCCCCGGTAGCCAGGCGGACGATGAGGCCGTCGACTTTATCGGCTCGCCCGGCGAAATGAACGCCTACCTGCCACCGCGCAGGCCCGAGGTGGCGGACCCGGCCGCGCACGCCGCCGCCATCGCCTGGCTCGAGGCGCTGCGCGAGCGCATGGTGGCGACCCGCTTTGGTGCGCCCCTCTCGCTGGATATGCGTGAGCTGCCCGATTCGGTGCGCGCGGTGGTCAACGAGGCGCTGGGGCAGGGCGAAGTCAGCGCCACCGTGGCCGGTGCCGCCCCCTTGCGCATTCAGGAAACGGTGTTCGCCGGCCTGTGGCGGGTGCTCGGCGAGGACGGTGTCGACCGCCTCGACGCGGCGCCGATGCCGGCGGCCGTGGTGGCGGCCTGCCGGGCGCGGGCTGCGCGCAGCCTGCCCGTGTCGCCGCCACCGGCGGGCGCCATGAACGCGCCGGCCGTGTTGCGCGAACTGCTCGATGCGGCCGCCCGTCGCGGCGAGGGCGATCCGGCGCACATCGTGAATCTCACCCTGTTGCCGATGACGCCGGACGACCTGGCCTACCTGTCGGCCAGCCTCGGCGTCGGGCCGGTGGTGATCCTCTCGCGCGGCTATGGCAACTGCCGAATTTCCAGCACGGCCTTGCGCGACACCTGGTGGGTGCAATACTTCAATAGCAGCGACAGCCTGATCCTCAACACGCTGGAGGTGACCGATCTGCCCGACGTGGCGCCGGCCGCCGCCGAGGATTACGCCGACAGCATCGTGCGGCTTGCTGAATGGATCGAGGCGCTGCGCGAGGAATGA
- a CDS encoding HyaD/HybD family hydrogenase maturation endopeptidase, with amino-acid sequence MASSDDAVLILGIGNVLWADEGFGVRCAEALNAGWALPDNVTVMDGGTQGLYLLPYVTAARHLIVFDAVDFGLVPGTLHLVAGEDVPQFMGAKKMSLHQTGFQEVLASARLLDQLPETLLLIGVQPVELDDYGGSLRPEVDAQVTPAVSVALARLREWGMPLVAREAGAERLNDAALSRGVYEGARPPEALACRFGDQRFFPEDA; translated from the coding sequence ATGGCTTCCAGTGACGATGCGGTGCTGATCCTCGGGATCGGCAATGTGCTGTGGGCGGACGAAGGTTTTGGCGTGCGTTGTGCCGAGGCGCTCAACGCCGGTTGGGCGCTGCCCGACAACGTGACCGTCATGGATGGCGGTACGCAGGGGCTCTACCTGTTGCCCTATGTGACGGCGGCCAGGCATCTGATCGTCTTCGACGCGGTGGACTTCGGCCTGGTGCCGGGCACCCTGCATCTGGTCGCGGGCGAGGATGTGCCGCAGTTCATGGGTGCCAAGAAGATGAGCCTGCATCAGACCGGTTTCCAGGAAGTGCTGGCATCCGCCCGCCTGCTCGACCAGCTCCCCGAAACGCTGCTGCTGATCGGCGTCCAGCCGGTCGAGCTTGATGATTATGGCGGCAGCCTGCGCCCCGAAGTGGACGCCCAGGTGACCCCCGCCGTGTCGGTGGCGCTGGCACGCCTGCGCGAATGGGGCATGCCGCTGGTGGCGCGTGAAGCCGGTGCCGAGCGCCTCAACGACGCCGCCCTGTCGCGTGGCGTGTATGAAGGCGCGCGCCCGCCTGAAGCGCTGGCCTGCCGCTTTGGCGACCAGCGCTTCTTTCCGGAGGACGCCTGA
- the hybE gene encoding [NiFe]-hydrogenase assembly chaperone HybE, whose translation MTQVWLPYDTNPAPVVASVFRRIHTERMAVMPICNRALSVAVPAFERWQGDWVGVLVAPWAINLLILPGGGAFEALSVGMRQRWSFPSGDYDFLGSEEAGLGPYQSCSLFSPVSEFDTQDEAVAVARAALAGLLAVPPQARRTPVNRRAFLRSALGRSARP comes from the coding sequence ATGACCCAGGTGTGGCTCCCGTACGATACCAATCCGGCCCCGGTGGTCGCGTCGGTCTTTCGTCGTATCCACACCGAACGCATGGCGGTCATGCCCATCTGCAACCGGGCGCTGTCGGTGGCGGTGCCCGCCTTCGAGCGCTGGCAGGGGGACTGGGTCGGCGTGCTGGTCGCGCCGTGGGCGATCAACCTGCTGATCCTGCCCGGTGGTGGCGCGTTTGAAGCGCTGTCGGTGGGCATGCGCCAGCGCTGGTCGTTTCCGTCCGGCGACTACGATTTCCTGGGCAGCGAGGAGGCCGGGCTCGGGCCCTACCAGAGCTGTTCGCTGTTCTCCCCGGTGAGCGAGTTCGACACCCAGGACGAAGCCGTCGCCGTCGCCCGCGCGGCCCTGGCCGGCCTGCTGGCCGTGCCGCCCCAAGCGCGCCGGACGCCGGTCAACCGGCGCGCCTTCCTGCGCTCGGCACTGGGGCGGAGTGCGCGCCCATGA
- a CDS encoding glutathione S-transferase yields MTTPIKLYRHPKSGHCHRVELMLALLGLPYETIDLDLANGAHKAPDFLRISPFGLVPAIDDEGYVLADSNAILVYLAGTYASAPNWLPREPRAAAEVQRWLSVAADNIYAGPCAARLVKVFGVDLDHGAAVSKAHALFKVMEAHLHGRDWLATDTVSIADVAGYSYIAHAPEGGVDLAPYPTIRAWLQRIEALPRFVGMARSPIPALA; encoded by the coding sequence ATGACCACACCGATCAAGCTCTACCGCCACCCCAAATCCGGGCATTGCCACCGCGTGGAACTGATGCTCGCGCTGCTCGGCCTGCCCTACGAAACGATTGACCTCGACCTGGCCAACGGCGCCCACAAGGCGCCCGATTTCCTCCGCATCAGCCCCTTCGGCCTGGTGCCGGCGATCGATGATGAGGGGTATGTGCTGGCCGACAGCAACGCCATCCTGGTCTATCTGGCCGGCACCTATGCCAGCGCGCCCAACTGGCTGCCGCGCGAACCCAGGGCCGCGGCCGAGGTGCAGCGCTGGCTGAGCGTGGCGGCCGACAACATCTACGCCGGCCCGTGCGCGGCGCGCCTGGTCAAGGTCTTCGGCGTCGATCTCGATCACGGCGCGGCGGTCAGCAAGGCCCACGCCCTGTTCAAGGTCATGGAGGCGCATCTGCACGGGCGCGACTGGCTGGCCACCGACACGGTCTCCATCGCCGATGTGGCTGGCTACAGTTATATCGCGCATGCGCCCGAGGGCGGTGTGGACCTGGCGCCCTATCCCACTATCCGGGCCTGGCTGCAGCGCATCGAGGCGTTGCCGCGCTTTGTCGGGATGGCCCGCTCGCCGATCCCGGCGCTGGCGTGA
- a CDS encoding HypC/HybG/HupF family hydrogenase formation chaperone — translation MCVGEPMQILAAADAHARCRDRHGRTCEIDLLLTGPQPAGTWLLTFLGAAREVIDAERAGAVARALDALDALARGEPADLDAAFADLLERTPQLPDFLRGP, via the coding sequence ATGTGCGTTGGCGAACCGATGCAGATCCTCGCGGCCGCAGATGCGCACGCCCGTTGCCGCGACCGCCACGGCCGCACATGCGAGATCGACCTGCTGCTGACCGGGCCGCAGCCCGCCGGCACCTGGCTGCTGACCTTCCTCGGCGCGGCGCGCGAGGTGATCGATGCCGAGCGTGCCGGGGCCGTCGCACGGGCGCTCGATGCGCTCGACGCCCTCGCGCGTGGCGAACCGGCCGACCTCGATGCCGCGTTTGCCGACCTGCTCGAGCGAACCCCCCAACTCCCTGATTTTCTGAGAGGACCTTGA
- a CDS encoding rubredoxin — MFEGSYLGDNARIADTARLECGICWEVYDPAVGDPVWQVAPGTAFADLPAHWRCPNCDAPRHKFMVIED, encoded by the coding sequence ATGTTCGAAGGCAGCTATCTGGGGGACAATGCACGTATTGCCGATACCGCCCGGCTCGAGTGTGGCATCTGCTGGGAGGTATATGATCCGGCAGTGGGCGACCCGGTATGGCAGGTCGCGCCCGGCACGGCTTTTGCCGACCTGCCGGCGCACTGGCGTTGCCCCAACTGCGATGCGCCGCGGCACAAATTCATGGTGATCGAGGATTGA
- a CDS encoding pyridoxamine 5'-phosphate oxidase family protein → MSLTEATNPFHAGEREAQARAGVGDVASWAAGFVRDHLPEQHRAFHTALPFLVLAGADEHGRVWTTLIEGADGFVRSPDPRRIALHATLQAADPLAAACAAGAEVGALGIDLATRRRNRFSGYLRPAGAGYLIDVRQTFGNCPQYIVERAWTRHAAGTPPPARLTDALSDRQRALVGAADTLFIGSGHLRPGGGAANGFDASHRGGAPGFVRVIDGTHLQIPDYPGNNYFNTIGNLVADPRVGLLFVDFETGGLLHVAGRATIDWQPRDGYDRQARRTINVTIDAVLDRPGAMALRWFRPAASARPLRLVRRQVESAAITSFHFAPADGRALARFEAGQHLPVELRIPGQASAVARTYSLSGPPAEGGAYRLSVKREPLGLASRYLHDTLREGDLIEARAPAGDFVMPRDAAPLVLVSAGVGLTPMVSMLHAASAQGRSVWFVHGARNGREHALRAEVERLVAQGRGALRRRYFYSQPDSQEQAGRDFDRAGRITAADLLDLDAGDDAHYLLCGPSRFVADIRNGLDAAGVAAARIHVETFGPGG, encoded by the coding sequence ATGTCCCTGACCGAAGCGACCAACCCCTTTCATGCCGGCGAGCGCGAGGCGCAGGCCCGCGCCGGCGTCGGCGATGTGGCCAGCTGGGCGGCGGGCTTTGTGCGCGACCATCTGCCGGAACAGCACCGTGCCTTCCACACCGCCTTGCCCTTTCTGGTGCTGGCCGGGGCCGATGAACACGGGCGTGTCTGGACCACGCTGATCGAGGGCGCCGATGGCTTCGTGCGTTCGCCCGATCCGCGCCGCATTGCCCTGCACGCCACGCTCCAGGCGGCGGACCCGCTGGCGGCCGCTTGTGCTGCCGGCGCCGAAGTGGGCGCACTCGGGATCGACCTGGCCACGCGGCGCAGGAACCGCTTCAGCGGCTACCTGCGGCCGGCCGGTGCGGGCTATCTGATCGATGTTCGCCAGACCTTCGGGAACTGCCCGCAGTACATCGTCGAGCGCGCCTGGACGCGCCATGCGGCGGGTACGCCCCCGCCCGCGCGCCTGACGGATGCGCTGAGCGACCGGCAGCGCGCTTTGGTCGGCGCGGCGGACACGCTGTTCATCGGCTCGGGTCACCTGCGGCCGGGCGGTGGCGCCGCCAACGGATTCGACGCCTCGCATCGCGGTGGCGCGCCGGGCTTCGTGCGGGTCATCGACGGCACGCATCTGCAGATCCCGGACTACCCGGGCAACAACTACTTCAACACGATCGGCAACCTGGTCGCCGATCCGCGCGTGGGCCTGCTGTTCGTCGACTTCGAGACCGGCGGCCTGCTGCATGTTGCCGGCCGGGCGACGATCGACTGGCAGCCGCGCGACGGGTATGACCGGCAGGCGCGGCGGACGATCAACGTCACCATCGATGCTGTGCTCGACCGCCCCGGGGCGATGGCGCTGCGGTGGTTCCGGCCGGCGGCGTCGGCCAGGCCGCTGCGGCTGGTGCGCCGCCAGGTCGAGTCCGCCGCCATCACCTCCTTCCATTTCGCGCCGGCCGATGGGCGAGCGCTCGCACGGTTCGAGGCGGGGCAGCACCTGCCCGTCGAACTGCGCATTCCGGGGCAGGCGAGCGCGGTGGCGCGAACGTATTCGTTGTCGGGCCCGCCCGCGGAGGGCGGAGCGTACCGCTTGAGCGTAAAGCGCGAGCCGCTGGGGCTGGCGTCACGCTACCTGCATGACACGCTGCGCGAGGGCGATCTGATCGAGGCGCGTGCGCCGGCGGGCGACTTCGTCATGCCGCGCGACGCCGCGCCGCTGGTGCTGGTCAGTGCCGGCGTGGGGCTGACGCCCATGGTGTCGATGCTGCATGCCGCGTCCGCACAGGGGCGGTCGGTGTGGTTCGTCCATGGCGCGCGAAACGGGCGGGAGCACGCCCTGCGCGCCGAGGTTGAGCGGCTGGTGGCCCAGGGCCGGGGCGCGCTTCGGCGGCGCTACTTCTACAGCCAGCCGGACAGCCAGGAGCAGGCCGGGCGCGACTTCGACCGCGCAGGCCGGATCACGGCGGCCGATCTGCTCGATCTCGATGCCGGCGATGACGCGCACTACCTGCTGTGCGGGCCGTCACGCTTTGTGGCCGACATCCGCAACGGTCTCGACGCCGCCGGGGTCGCGGCAGCGCGGATTCATGTCGAGACCTTCGGCCCCGGTGGCTGA